One window from the genome of Montipora foliosa isolate CH-2021 chromosome 5, ASM3666993v2, whole genome shotgun sequence encodes:
- the LOC138004202 gene encoding uncharacterized protein isoform X2, protein MEGPGLTLLLLFCILSFFGSCLTVVLFIRNLYVERQVKELELWQEAEQVKAKANYPAGCQNTANKDNIPENIRKEIGKQGRFFAVIGAPGKVHVKRSPDRRGPKDRRGLAQGMTGVDGKNGIPGAKGESGIRVAMQGNKDETEITELLAPNEIPDVIEEKVNQGPRESSKDELEDSVGSKGNRDIQEKKEKKENPVTAWKR, encoded by the exons ATGGAAGGCCCTGGACTGACTCTTCTTCTGCTATTCtgcattttgtctttttttggaAGTTGTTTGACTGTCGTTCTGTTCATACGGAATTTATACGTTGAACGGCAAGTCAAAGAGCTGGAGCTCTGGCAAGAAGCTGAACAAGTGAAGGCCAAGGCAAACTATCCAGCTGGTTGTCAGAACACGGCAAACAAAGATAACATTCCAG AAAATATCCGGAAAGAAATAGGGAAACAAGGGCGTTTCTTTGCTGTGATTGGAGCTCCAGGCAAAGTACATGTAAAGCGATCCCCAGACCGGCGAGGTCCAAAAGACAGGCGGGGACTGGCACAAGGAATGACTGGTGTAGATGGGAAAAATGGAATACCAGGAGCTAAAGGAGAATCTGGAATCCGCGTGGCCATGCAAGGAAACAAGGACGAAACGGAGATCACGGAGCTACTGGCCCCAAATGAGATCCCTGACGTGATAGAGGAAAAG GTGAACCAGGGCCCCCGGGAAAGTAGTAAAGACGAGCTCGAGGATTCTGTGGGATCAAAAGGAAACCGGGATATCCaggagaaaaaggagaaaaag GAGAATCCTGTGACTGCATGGAAACGGTGA
- the LOC138004202 gene encoding uncharacterized protein isoform X3: MSDNFSGNSRCLTVVLFIRNLYVERQVKELELWQEAEQVKAKANYPAGCQNTANKDNIPENIRKEIGKQGRFFAVIGAPGKVHVKRSPDRRGPKDRRGLAQGMTGVDGKNGIPGAKGESGIRVAMQGNKDETEITELLAPNEIPDVIEEKVNQGPRESSKDELEDSVGSKGNRDIQEKKEKKENPVTAWKR, encoded by the exons ATGTCCGACAACTTTTCAGGCAATTCGCG TTGTTTGACTGTCGTTCTGTTCATACGGAATTTATACGTTGAACGGCAAGTCAAAGAGCTGGAGCTCTGGCAAGAAGCTGAACAAGTGAAGGCCAAGGCAAACTATCCAGCTGGTTGTCAGAACACGGCAAACAAAGATAACATTCCAG AAAATATCCGGAAAGAAATAGGGAAACAAGGGCGTTTCTTTGCTGTGATTGGAGCTCCAGGCAAAGTACATGTAAAGCGATCCCCAGACCGGCGAGGTCCAAAAGACAGGCGGGGACTGGCACAAGGAATGACTGGTGTAGATGGGAAAAATGGAATACCAGGAGCTAAAGGAGAATCTGGAATCCGCGTGGCCATGCAAGGAAACAAGGACGAAACGGAGATCACGGAGCTACTGGCCCCAAATGAGATCCCTGACGTGATAGAGGAAAAG GTGAACCAGGGCCCCCGGGAAAGTAGTAAAGACGAGCTCGAGGATTCTGTGGGATCAAAAGGAAACCGGGATATCCaggagaaaaaggagaaaaag GAGAATCCTGTGACTGCATGGAAACGGTGA
- the LOC138004202 gene encoding uncharacterized protein isoform X1 has protein sequence MCCLLNSDRLETKSFVSEISGRITKTIALPPAPSKRPKAYGTTIVESCLTVVLFIRNLYVERQVKELELWQEAEQVKAKANYPAGCQNTANKDNIPENIRKEIGKQGRFFAVIGAPGKVHVKRSPDRRGPKDRRGLAQGMTGVDGKNGIPGAKGESGIRVAMQGNKDETEITELLAPNEIPDVIEEKVNQGPRESSKDELEDSVGSKGNRDIQEKKEKKENPVTAWKR, from the exons atgtgttgtctcctaaatagcgaccggctagagaccaaatctttcgtgagtgaaatcagtggaagaattacgaagacgatagcattgccacccgctccaagtaaacgaccaaaagcgtacgggacTACAATAGTTGAAAG TTGTTTGACTGTCGTTCTGTTCATACGGAATTTATACGTTGAACGGCAAGTCAAAGAGCTGGAGCTCTGGCAAGAAGCTGAACAAGTGAAGGCCAAGGCAAACTATCCAGCTGGTTGTCAGAACACGGCAAACAAAGATAACATTCCAG AAAATATCCGGAAAGAAATAGGGAAACAAGGGCGTTTCTTTGCTGTGATTGGAGCTCCAGGCAAAGTACATGTAAAGCGATCCCCAGACCGGCGAGGTCCAAAAGACAGGCGGGGACTGGCACAAGGAATGACTGGTGTAGATGGGAAAAATGGAATACCAGGAGCTAAAGGAGAATCTGGAATCCGCGTGGCCATGCAAGGAAACAAGGACGAAACGGAGATCACGGAGCTACTGGCCCCAAATGAGATCCCTGACGTGATAGAGGAAAAG GTGAACCAGGGCCCCCGGGAAAGTAGTAAAGACGAGCTCGAGGATTCTGTGGGATCAAAAGGAAACCGGGATATCCaggagaaaaaggagaaaaag GAGAATCCTGTGACTGCATGGAAACGGTGA